Proteins encoded within one genomic window of Rubrobacter aplysinae:
- a CDS encoding glycosyltransferase 87 family protein: protein MARPTRSTSSTRSTASSLPSDSRPVLSSPAVFWGVLGVIGAALFALLMQRYYGMPAGIAAESNDMQLYRRAGEALLGGAIPYRDFFIEYPPASLISFVLPALLSSSLQGFAGLFAAEMSLFLVASLALVALAARGLERGPLVPALVFAAAALILYPVATVRYDPFATLTLAAAAWSAAASRPVVGYAALGLGAAAKLVPGLAVPALALCRGGRGSLVSVLRREAPAIIVVFCGIVGFFFGAALLVGGGGFVQSFAYHSERGLQLESVWTSALMALGRVRDITFEFGAFDVSGSGAGLLSTLSLPVTIVLLGLTALLMYRESRAGRLSRADFPRYAAAFVLAFMIASKVLSPQYMLWLLPLVPLAAGGLAGVGVAAIFLAACWTTTQIYPTHYGQLMALDPGAVAFLVVRNLLLVMLWALMLVLPPEHAAASRPSDASDGTGRLRKAGS, encoded by the coding sequence AGATCCACCAGCTCCACTAGATCCACTGCCTCCTCCCTCCCCTCTGACTCCCGTCCGGTCCTCTCCAGCCCGGCGGTGTTCTGGGGCGTGCTGGGCGTCATAGGAGCCGCCCTGTTCGCGTTGCTCATGCAGCGGTACTACGGCATGCCCGCCGGTATAGCGGCGGAGTCCAACGACATGCAGCTCTACCGCCGGGCCGGAGAGGCTCTCCTGGGAGGAGCGATACCCTACCGGGACTTCTTTATCGAGTACCCGCCGGCGAGCCTCATATCTTTCGTCCTGCCGGCCCTGCTGTCGTCGAGCCTGCAGGGTTTCGCCGGGCTCTTCGCCGCTGAGATGTCGCTGTTTCTGGTAGCGAGCCTGGCGCTGGTCGCGCTGGCCGCTCGGGGCCTGGAGCGCGGTCCTCTCGTCCCCGCCCTGGTCTTCGCGGCCGCCGCGCTGATCCTGTACCCCGTGGCGACGGTCCGCTACGACCCTTTCGCCACCCTGACGCTCGCCGCCGCCGCGTGGTCTGCCGCGGCCTCACGGCCGGTCGTGGGCTACGCCGCGCTCGGCCTCGGGGCCGCAGCAAAGCTGGTGCCCGGGCTCGCCGTCCCCGCGCTCGCGCTCTGCCGGGGCGGGCGCGGCTCGCTCGTCTCCGTGCTCCGCCGGGAGGCTCCGGCGATTATCGTGGTCTTCTGCGGCATCGTGGGATTCTTCTTCGGGGCCGCGCTGCTGGTGGGTGGCGGCGGCTTCGTGCAGAGCTTCGCCTACCACTCCGAGCGGGGGCTGCAGCTGGAAAGCGTGTGGACCTCGGCGCTCATGGCGCTCGGACGGGTGCGGGACATTACCTTCGAGTTCGGAGCCTTCGACGTGTCCGGGAGCGGCGCCGGGCTCCTGAGCACCCTGAGCCTGCCGGTCACAATCGTCTTGCTGGGGCTGACGGCGCTCCTGATGTACCGGGAGTCCAGGGCCGGGCGGCTCTCACGGGCGGACTTTCCCCGTTACGCGGCGGCCTTCGTACTGGCGTTCATGATTGCCTCCAAGGTACTCTCGCCGCAGTACATGCTTTGGCTGCTGCCGCTGGTGCCACTCGCGGCCGGCGGCCTCGCGGGGGTGGGGGTGGCCGCGATCTTCCTCGCCGCCTGCTGGACGACGACCCAGATCTACCCGACCCACTACGGACAGCTCATGGCCCTGGACCCGGGCGCCGTCGCCTTTCTAGTGGTGCGAAACCTCCTGCTGGTAATGCTCTGGGCGCTGATGCTCGTCCTGCCTCCAGAGCATGCGGCGGCATCCAGACCCTCCGACGCCTCCGACGGGACCGGCAGGCTGAGGAAGGCCGGCTCGTGA